ATAAATTTTTTATTGAAATTTGAATTTCTGGCAAATATTTTAATATATTTGCAAAATATTTTGATACAAAATAGTAATCTTATATTATCACAATGAGTATCACAAAAAAATTTCTCAAGTCAAAGTCTGTCTGCAAAGTTACTTTCCGCTTACCTAAAGAGGCGGTTTCCAATGCTGATTCTGTAAGCGTTGTCGGTGAATTCAACGAATGGAATCCCAGCGCAACTCCCATGAAATCCTCCAAGAGCGGAGAATTCTCCACCACACTCGAACTCGAACAAGGAAATGAGTATCAGTTCCGCTACCTGATCAACGGTCAGGATTGGACCAACGACAATGAAGCTGATAAATTTGTTTCCTCTCCTTATGGCGACGCACAAAACAGCGTAATTGTATTGTAAAAATTACCAAATCTTAACCAGGGCCCTTCTGTTTTTTCAGGAGGGCCTTTTTTTATAAAAAAATAACCTCATTTATCGCCTGGCTTACTTTTGGGTTTAACTTTCGTTGTTATAATTGGTTTTTATTCCCGATTATCTCAAAATAGTTGTCCTATGCACGGCCCATCGTTCTCCTGGTTTCTTAGCACACTGGCAATTTTTGTTTCTGTTATTCCTTCCGTATTCTCCCAGGTCCACAAATTTCCCGATCATGGGGGGAAAGGCGTTCCTGGTGCATTTCCCTATTCGTTTGTTTTCGGTTGGGGTGGGGTAGAAGGTGTGTTGAGCTATCAATATGTGATCAGCGACAACCCGCTCTGCTTTTCAGGCTGCTCGGGGGATACCCGTGAAGGATTTACCCCGGATACATTTTTGGTTGCCTATAATATGGAACCCGACCGCTGGTATTACTGGATTACCCGCATGATTATGGTCGATGGTGATACGAGTGAATGGTCGCTTATTTCTTCGTTTCTCACAGAAACCCCTGAAAATTCCGCCAGAATGGTAAGCATGGGCGGAAACCCTGTCTCCGGAAGGCAAATCCCCTTGCGTTTTAACTGGGCATTAAATCCCGAAGCAGCTCGTGTAACCTATAAAATTTATAATCTTAGCGGAACTCTCCTGGAATCCGGGACGTTTTCCCGCTCTGTGGGTTTCAGACTGGAAGAAAAAATAATTCCTGTACCTTATTTTACTCCAGGCTTATATATTCTGGAGGTGGAGGTGGGAAATAATCTCAACAATTTCAACAACCATTTTACCATCAAGGTTATCCTGCTTTGACTATGGTAAAGTTTAACGAAACGTTGATTGCCCTGCTAGTGGTGGCTGTGCTATTATTGCGTTGGGGAACCCAGCCTGCAATGGCTCAATGCTGCTCTCCTGGTAATCCGGTAGGTGGATTGGCAGCTTTAGGAACAAATGAAGAAGGTTCCTGGCAAATGATGCTAAACTACCGTTATGGTTATTCCGGTACTTATTTTATGGGAAATCAGCCTGTTCCGGCTCAGTTTATCCGCAGCGGAAATTATAACCATGTGGGCGTTATATTCTCGTATGGACTTACAAACAAGCTGACGATAGATGCTGAAACCGGGTATTTTATCAATAAGACGCAATCATACGTTGCAGGTATTCTGCCTGAAAAACTCTCAGGCCACGGCCTTACCGATCTGAACCTTCAGATCCGGGTACAATTGTGGCGGAATCTTCTCAAAGATGCCGAAATAACTTCTGGGGCAGGGATAAAAATTCCGGTAGGCCGACACGACCAAATGGACCAGGGAGCGAGACTAACGCGCGATCTTCAACCCACGACCGGCTCTTATGATTTTGTACATAGTTTATTTTTGTATCGGGGGTTTCTCTCTGAGAAATTTCGCACATTCTTTTCTACCCGGCTGGAAATCAAAGGATTAAATCCTGATCGCTACCGTTACGGACATCTCTTGTCGGCTTCAGGCTTTTTCTCGTGGAGTCCCTCGCTTCGCTGGACTTTGGTATCTCAGCTCCGCGGAGAGTGGAGGGGGAGAGATACCCGGCTGCTTTCGGGCTCCGGTATCCCGATCGATGACCTCCGGGAGATTGTCATTCCTACCGGCTCGCGTAAAGTTTTTTTTGTTCCTCAACTCACGTATTCCCTCACGCCTGATCTGTATCTTTCCCTGCTGGCAGATATTCCCTTATATCAGTTTTATTTTGACCAGCAATTGGCTACAACTACCGCTCTTACCCTGAGTCTTCAGACCAAACTTTGAATAAAACGGTATCCTGTACGGGACATCCTTATCAATTATCCTTATCTTTGCTGAAAATTACTGGTGAATGCGGGCGCTTTTTGCATTAAATCCTTATATCTGGAAATACAAGCAACATTTGTTGCTGGGCATTCTGTTTGTGACGCTGTCCAATTTATTTGCTGTGTATCCTGCGCAGATTGTCCGGGGGGCCATTGATATGGTCGGGGATGTGCTGAAGTTTTACAAACTGTTTGAAGGGTTTTCGATCGGAGACGATATTCGGCATATGCTGGTCGGCAGTCTTTTGCTTTTTGGCGGACTGGTGATTCTGATGGCCGTTATTCGCGGGGTATTTTTATTTTTTACCCGTCAGACAATTATCGTGATGTCGCGGCTGGTGGAATACGACTTCCGCAATGATATTTATGATCATTTTCAGCAACTGTCGCTTAGCTTTTACCGCCGCAACCGCACGGGCGATCTGATGGCGCGGATTTCTGAAGATGTCAACCGTGTGCGGATGTATCTGGGACCGGGGATTATGTACACAATGAATACGATTACCTTGTTTGTTGTAGTCGTCATTACGATGCTGATGGTAAATCCCGGCCTCACGCTGTACGCGCTGATCCCATTGCCGATATTGAGTTATCTGATTTATTATGTAGAATCGTTGATCCAAAGCAGGAGCGAAAAAATACAGGCTCAACTTTCCCGTCTGACGACGTTTACGCAGGAAATTTATTCGGGTATCCGTGTGGTAAAAGCTTATGTAAAAGAAAAAGAGTCTTCCGAAAAATTTGTGGAAGAATCTCAATTGTATAAAGTGAAATCCATGTCTCTGGCCCGGGTAGATGCGGTATTTTTTCCATTGGTCGCTTTGCTTGTGGGTATGAGTATGTTGATTACCGTTTGGGTTGGGGGCGAAAAGGTAATTGGCGGGTCATTGTCACTGGGGAATATTGCCGAATTTATCATTTATATCAATCTCCTCACCTGGCCGATCATCGCTGTGGGCTGGGTAACTACCATGGTACAGCGTGCTGCCGCCAGCCAGGTAAGGCTCAACGATCTGTTGAAAGAGCGTTCGGAAATTCGTTTTCCCGAATCGGGCAAATCTGTTGAAACTGCATCTTTG
The Bacteroidia bacterium DNA segment above includes these coding regions:
- a CDS encoding isoamylase early set domain-containing protein; its protein translation is MSITKKFLKSKSVCKVTFRLPKEAVSNADSVSVVGEFNEWNPSATPMKSSKSGEFSTTLELEQGNEYQFRYLINGQDWTNDNEADKFVSSPYGDAQNSVIVL
- a CDS encoding T9SS type A sorting domain-containing protein, whose protein sequence is MHGPSFSWFLSTLAIFVSVIPSVFSQVHKFPDHGGKGVPGAFPYSFVFGWGGVEGVLSYQYVISDNPLCFSGCSGDTREGFTPDTFLVAYNMEPDRWYYWITRMIMVDGDTSEWSLISSFLTETPENSARMVSMGGNPVSGRQIPLRFNWALNPEAARVTYKIYNLSGTLLESGTFSRSVGFRLEEKIIPVPYFTPGLYILEVEVGNNLNNFNNHFTIKVILL
- a CDS encoding ABC transporter ATP-binding protein, translated to MRALFALNPYIWKYKQHLLLGILFVTLSNLFAVYPAQIVRGAIDMVGDVLKFYKLFEGFSIGDDIRHMLVGSLLLFGGLVILMAVIRGVFLFFTRQTIIVMSRLVEYDFRNDIYDHFQQLSLSFYRRNRTGDLMARISEDVNRVRMYLGPGIMYTMNTITLFVVVVITMLMVNPGLTLYALIPLPILSYLIYYVESLIQSRSEKIQAQLSRLTTFTQEIYSGIRVVKAYVKEKESSEKFVEESQLYKVKSMSLARVDAVFFPLVALLVGMSMLITVWVGGEKVIGGSLSLGNIAEFIIYINLLTWPIIAVGWVTTMVQRAAASQVRLNDLLKERSEIRFPESGKSVETASLTFDEVSFRYPDTGIQALQDVSFHLEAGQKLGIVGPTGSGKSTLCAMIPRLFDADHGEIVLDGLALKQYGKDELRQAIGFAPQDVFLFSATVRENIAFGKPDATSEAVEEAARWASIYDSIADFPNGFDTVVGERGVTLSGGQKQRISIARAWVKTPKLLILDDVLSAVDTGTEESILRSLRQFRQDHPEVAVIQVAHRISCIQDADLILVLENGRISESGSHDELLAQKGYYARIYEKQLTEGLETAEESEP